The Flavobacterium sp. K5-23 genome segment GGTGTAAACCAATACTAGGCTCATCAAGAATATACATCGACCCCACTAAACTACTTCCTAAAGAAGTGGCTAGATTAATTCGCTGTGATTCTCCTCCAGACAATGTTGCTGAATTTCTATTTAATGTCAGATAATCCAATCCAACTTCGGTCAAGAAGCTTAGTCTATTGTTGATTTCTGTCAATAATCGTTTTGCTATTTGCTTTTCATATTCGTCAAGTTCAATTTCTTTAAAAAAAGAAACTAAATGTTTTATTGGTAAGTCAACTAAATCAGAAACTGTTTTGGAATTGATCTTTACATAGGAAGCCTCGATTCTTAAACGTTTTCCTTTACAGGAATCACATTTGGTTTTTCCTCTGTAACGGGAAAGCATTACCCTGTTTTGAATTTTATAATTTTTCTCTTCCAATTCCTTGAAAAAGTCATTCAATCCCTGAAAATAACTGTTTCCTTTCCATACCAGTTCTTTTTGTTCCTCGGTTAACTGAAAGAATGGTTTGTGGATTGGGAAATCAAATTTGTAGGCGTTATTTACTAATTCGTCTCTGAACCAACTCATACTTTCACCACGCCAAGGGAAAATGGCGTTTTCAAAGACTGATAAACTGGTATTTGGAACAACTAATTCTGAGTCAACACCTATTATGTTTCCGTATCCTTCACAAACAGGGCAGGCTCCATAAGGATTATTGAAACTGAATAAATGAACATTAGGCTCTAGAAAAGTAATTCCGTCCTGTTCAAAATTATTGGAATAAGAATGTTTTTTATCGGATTTCAGTTCTTGTAAATAGCAGATTCCTTTTCCTTCATAAAATGCAGTTTGTACCGCATCAGCAAGACGATTGTAGAATTCTTCTTCCTCTTTAACTACAATACGGTCAATGATTAGTAAAATATCTTTATTGTCTAATGAGTGCTGGTCAATTTCATCCAGACGAATCATCTGGCTATCCACTAGAATACGAGCAAAACCCTGTTGTAAGAGTGCTTTAAGTTTATCCTCTAAAGGTCTTCCTTCTTCGAGGTGAATAGGAGCCAGGAGTAGCCATTTACTGTCGGCTTCAAAGCTTTTTACATCATTAATTACATCCGTGACCGTGTTTTTTTTGACTTCTCTTCCTGAAATAGGCGAAAATGTTCTACCTACTCTGGCAAACAATAGTTTTATATAGTCGTAGATTTCAGTTGAAGTTCCTACTGTAGATCGCGCATTAGTTGTGTTTACTTTTTGCTCAATAGCAATTGCAGGAGCAATACCCTTAATGTATTCTACTTTTGGTTTGTCCAAACGGCCAAGAAATTGTCTTGCATAAGAGGATAAGCTTTCTACATAGCGTCTTTGTCCTTCGGCGTACAAAGTGTCAAAGGCCAGGCTGGATTTTCCTGACCCAGATAAACCAGTGATGACAACTAATTTGTTTCGAGGAATTGCAACATCTACATTTTTTAAATTATGTACTTGTGCACCTTTTATAATAATATTTTTCTTTGGGTCTAATTTGGAAAAGTCAATGGGCATAAAAACAATGGATTTCCACAAAAGTAATCAATTTTTGAGTGTTATTTGCTAATGATATAATTACAAATTTTTATTGTTAGGAGGCAAAATATAGCGAGGGATCAGTAGTCTAGTTAACAATATTCAGAGTGAAATGTTAATTATTCTTAATATTATTGGGTTATTTAAATAAATAATTGTTAAATTTGGTTATTAATTGAACCCAAAATTATTATAGCCTATAGTATAAAACTACTTTTTAGAAAAATTTTTCATTTTTTATTAAAAACTAAAAGGTATGACTATGGCTAATATTCAACTCCCCGACGCTTTATTGGTACAAAATTATGTTGCAGGCAATGAAAACGCATTGGAAACATTAATTAAAAGACACGAATCAAGAATTTACGGCTTTATATATTCTAAAATCTCAGATAGAGATATTTCTAACGATATTTTTCAGGACACTTTTATTAAGGTGATCAGGACATTAAAATCCAATTCCTATAATGAGGAAGGTAAATTTTTGCCTTGGGTTATGCGTATTTCACATAATTTAATAATTGATCATTTCAGAAAATGTAAAAAAATGCCCCTTTTTAGAGAGACTGAAGAATTTTCTATATTTTCTATAATGTCTGATGATTCTTTGACTATAGAGAATAAGTTAATTACGGAACAAGTTGAAAGTGATGTACGTCGATTGATAGAAGAACTTCCTGCTGATCAAAAAGAAGTTTTGATTATGAGAATGTACCAAGATATGAGTTTTAAAGAAATTTCTGAATGTACGGGTGTTAGTATCAATACGGCTTTAGGTAGAATGCGTTACGCTTTATTGAATTTAAGAAAAGTTATTGATAAACATCAAATAGTTTTAACCAATTAACAATATATCAATAAATTGCTCGTTGTAATAGAAACAAATAGATTTACAATATGGCAAAAATTTACTCTAGAAATTCATCGGCTCAAAAGTCAATGAAACCTGAAAAAGAAATTGTTTCTTTTTTATTGAATTATTCAAAAGCATTAAGAATGATTAAAACAAATAACAGATTTATTGAGATAATAATCAATTAAAATAAGACTGCTTTTTGGTGTGAATTATTTTTAAGCATATTAAAAAACGTTTATCATTAAACTTATAGTTAATGATAAACGTTTTTTTTATTTTTTAAGGTATTCGTTCAATACTGATTTTCTTCCTATAGTTTTTGTAATAATGTCTTTTTCTAAATCCCATCCTCGTGCAGGTGAGTATTCCCTTCCATACCAAATTATTTGCAGGTGTAAATCATTCCATATTTCCTCAGGAAAAATACGTTTGGCATCCTTTTCTGTTTGAACAACGTTTTTACCTGAAGTAAGGTTCCAACGGTACATCAAGCGGTGAATGTGAGTATCCACAGGAAACGCAGGTACTCCAAAAGCCTGGGACATAACTACGCTTGCCGTTTTATGACCTACGGCTGGTAATTCTTCTAAGTATTCAAAACTTTGTGGGACTTCGCCGCCATGTTTGTCTATTAAAATATGGGATAAGCCATGGATTCCTTTCGATTTCATTGGCGATAAGCCACAAGGACGTATGATTTCTTTAATCTCTTCTACTGACATTTTTATCATATCGTAGGGGTTATCCGCTTTTGCAAATAATAATGGTGTTATTTGATTTACTCTTACATCAGTACATTGAGCAGAAAGTAATACGGCAATCAACAAAGTGTATGGGTCTTTATGATTTAGCGGAATAGGTATTGTAGGGTATAATGTAGCTAGTGTGTCAATTACAAATTGAATTTTCATTTCCTTGTTCATGATGAAGCAGGCCTTTTTTATGTTGGAAACACGAAAGTACAACTTTTAATCTTTTCCTGATAATCAAGGAATACTTTGTAACTTTGATACTTTACAACTTTGAAATAATAAAAAATGATAACATTAAAAAAAGGAGATAAAGCCCCTCAATTTTCAGCTATAGATCAGGACGGAAAACTACATCAACTTGCAGATTATGCAGGAAAGAAATTAGTGGTTTTCTTTTATCCAAAAGCAAATACGCCAGGATGTACTGCTGAAGCTTGTGACTTAAGAGACAACTATGAACGTTTTCAAGCTAATAACTATGCTATTTTAGGTGTAAGTGCGGACGCTGCTAAAGCTCAAGCTAAATTTAAAGAAAAGTACGACTTCCCTTTTCCATTACTTGCTGATGAAGACAAGTCTGTAATTGAATCATTTGGCGTTTGGGGACCCAAAAAATTTATGGGAAGAGAATATGACGGTATTCACAGAACCACTTTTATAATTGATGAAAACGGAATTATAGAAGAAGTAATCGAAAAAGTAAAAACCAAAGAACATACTGCTCAGATATTGAAGTAACCTGAATTGAAAAGAGCCAAGGAAAAGACATTTACATTCTTTTTCTTGGCTCTTTTTATTACTTTTTATATGCTAATTAATTACTTTCTTTCAAAATTTTATTAGACTCATATCCAAAAAGATTATGTTCCTTAATTATTTCAGCAATACCAGAAGGAAGCATATGTTCCCATCCAGGTTTTCCATCACTAATCATTTTTAAGACTTCACGAGAGAATACTTCCAAAATATTTGGGTCATAGTTGTCAATATCAACTACTTTTCCGTTGAATTTAAAGAATTTATATAATTCTTTCATTCTTGGGTGTACTTTTAAATTACTCGAATTTACTAATTCCCCGTTGTCATCTAGCATTGGATATAAAAACACTTTCATGTCTCTAAAGAATAATTTACCAAAAGCTTCAAGGATTCCACCGCTTAAATGACGGTAATACTTTTCATCAAATATATCAATTAGGTTGTTTACGCCCATTGCTAATCCCATTCTTGCTTTGGTATAATTAGCGAAGTATTCCACAACTTTGTAATATTCCTGGAAATTCGATATCATTACTGTTTGCCCTAGAGAACAAAGTAATTCAGCACGATCCATAAAGTCACGTTCGTCGATTTCTCCATCAGAACGTAAATTTGAAAGCGTAATTTCAAAAACAACCAAGGTGTTTTCTTTTTCCACTTTATTTTCTTCGAGGAACATTTTCAATGACTTCTCATACATATCCATATTTACTTTCGTAACCGGACGGAAACTTCCTCTTAAAGCAAGAATGTTCTTTTTGTATAATATAGCAGCAGGAAGTATGTTTTTACCATCTGGATCAAACATAACGGCATCTGTCATTCCGTTTTTAACAAGTTGTAAACTCATCAAACGATTGTCTACATCAGCAAAACGAGGTCCAGAGAAATTTATGGTGTCTATTTCTAGTTGGTCTTTGTCTAAATGGTCATATAAATAACGTAATAAACGTTTAGGGTCATTGTATTTATAAAACGCACCGTAGATTAAGTTTACTCCAAGAATCCCAAGAGTCTCTTGTTGTAAACGAGCATCGGTTTCTTTGAAACGAATGTGTATAATTATTTCGTTGTATTCTTCATCTGGTTCGATTTGGTATCGAATTCCAACCCATCCATGCCCTTTAAATTGTTTAGCAAAATCAATTGTCGCAACGGTATTCGCATAACTAAAAAACATTTTATTTGGATGTTTTTCTCTGCTCAATCGTTCTTCAATTAACTGACCTTCCATAGTCAGCATTTTTTTAACACGACTTTCTGTTACATAACGGCCGTCTTCCTCGATACCATAAATGGCATCACTAAAATCTTTGTCATAAGCAGACATTGCCTTAGCTATAGTTCCTGAAGAACCTCCAGCTCTAAAAAAATGTCTTACAGTTTCTTGTCCAGCACCGATTTCAGCAAATGTTCCATAAATGTTTTCATTTAGATTGATACGAAGAGCTTTGTCTTTTATAGAAGGTATTTTTTCGATGACTTTGTCACCTTTTAGTTTTATTTCAGTATCCATTTTGTTTGTGTATGGCTAATATGATACAAAGTTAATGAAATTGGTTTCTAATGAAAGATAATTAATCCTATTTTTGTAAAAAAAAAACACACAATTGAAGATATATTTTTTAGGGACAGGAACGTCACAAGGAATTCCGGTTATAGGCAGTAATCATTCGGTTTGTAAAAGTACAGATCCTAAGGATAAAAGACTTCGAGTTTCGGTCTGGATTTCCTGGGATGATTCCTCTTATGTAATTGATTGCGGCCCTGATTTTAGACAACAAATGCTTACTTGCGAGTGTCAAAAATTAGACGGAATCCTTTTTACTCATGAACATTCAGATCATACTGCCGGAATTGATGACATTCGTCCATTTAATTTCAGGCAAGGGGAGATGCCAATGTATGCTCATTCAAGGGTTATTGAAAATCTAAAAAAACGTTTTGATTATGTTTTTGAAACTGAAAACAGATATCCCGGAGCTCCATCTGTAAAAATTATTGAAGTGAATAAGGATATTCCATTTTCTATTGGTAATAAAACGGCTATTCCAGTAAACGCGATGCATGGAGATCTGCAAGTTTTTGGATATCGTATTGATGATTTTGCTTATTTAACTGATGTGAAAACCATTGAAGAAAAGGAAATTTCAAAGCTGAAAAACCTAAAGGTTTTAGTTATAAATGCATTGCGTGAAGAACAGCACTTTTCGCATTTCAATTTGCAGGAAGCTTTGGATTTTATAGCCTTGGTCAAACCTGAAAAGGCTTATCTTACTCATATTAGTCATATATTTGGT includes the following:
- the nth gene encoding endonuclease III: MNKEMKIQFVIDTLATLYPTIPIPLNHKDPYTLLIAVLLSAQCTDVRVNQITPLLFAKADNPYDMIKMSVEEIKEIIRPCGLSPMKSKGIHGLSHILIDKHGGEVPQSFEYLEELPAVGHKTASVVMSQAFGVPAFPVDTHIHRLMYRWNLTSGKNVVQTEKDAKRIFPEEIWNDLHLQIIWYGREYSPARGWDLEKDIITKTIGRKSVLNEYLKK
- the uvrA gene encoding excinuclease ABC subunit UvrA gives rise to the protein MPIDFSKLDPKKNIIIKGAQVHNLKNVDVAIPRNKLVVITGLSGSGKSSLAFDTLYAEGQRRYVESLSSYARQFLGRLDKPKVEYIKGIAPAIAIEQKVNTTNARSTVGTSTEIYDYIKLLFARVGRTFSPISGREVKKNTVTDVINDVKSFEADSKWLLLAPIHLEEGRPLEDKLKALLQQGFARILVDSQMIRLDEIDQHSLDNKDILLIIDRIVVKEEEEFYNRLADAVQTAFYEGKGICYLQELKSDKKHSYSNNFEQDGITFLEPNVHLFSFNNPYGACPVCEGYGNIIGVDSELVVPNTSLSVFENAIFPWRGESMSWFRDELVNNAYKFDFPIHKPFFQLTEEQKELVWKGNSYFQGLNDFFKELEEKNYKIQNRVMLSRYRGKTKCDSCKGKRLRIEASYVKINSKTVSDLVDLPIKHLVSFFKEIELDEYEKQIAKRLLTEINNRLSFLTEVGLDYLTLNRNSATLSGGESQRINLATSLGSSLVGSMYILDEPSIGLHPKDTERLIKVLLSLRDLGNTVIVVEHDEDIMKAADMIIDIGPEAGTFGGELVAQGTFEEILKSTSLTAKYLNGDLEIKVPKKRKTFKNFIEIKGARENNLQNIDVVFPLDVLTVITGVSGSGKSTLVKKILFPAMQKKLDNAGEKAGQFSDITGSFSHIKHIEYVDQNPIGRSSRSNPVTYIKAYDDIRDLFAKEKLSKIRGYLPKHFSFNVDGGRCETCKGEGSINVEMVFMADVQLPCETCNGKRFKKEVLEVTFEGKNIHDILTLTIDDAVSFFSSNNQNKITQKLQPLQDVGLGYVQLGQSSSTLSGGEAQRIKLASFLVKGATKEKALFVFDEPTTGLHFHDIKKLLASFDALIEKGHSIIVIEHNLDLIKCADWIIDLGPEGGENGGKLLAVGTPEDIVKQKASITGKYLKDKL
- a CDS encoding MBL fold metallo-hydrolase produces the protein MKIYFLGTGTSQGIPVIGSNHSVCKSTDPKDKRLRVSVWISWDDSSYVIDCGPDFRQQMLTCECQKLDGILFTHEHSDHTAGIDDIRPFNFRQGEMPMYAHSRVIENLKKRFDYVFETENRYPGAPSVKIIEVNKDIPFSIGNKTAIPVNAMHGDLQVFGYRIDDFAYLTDVKTIEEKEISKLKNLKVLVINALREEQHFSHFNLQEALDFIALVKPEKAYLTHISHIFGFHEEIQKKLPENVYLAYDNLEINI
- a CDS encoding RNA polymerase sigma factor, giving the protein MANIQLPDALLVQNYVAGNENALETLIKRHESRIYGFIYSKISDRDISNDIFQDTFIKVIRTLKSNSYNEEGKFLPWVMRISHNLIIDHFRKCKKMPLFRETEEFSIFSIMSDDSLTIENKLITEQVESDVRRLIEELPADQKEVLIMRMYQDMSFKEISECTGVSINTALGRMRYALLNLRKVIDKHQIVLTN
- a CDS encoding TonB-dependent receptor, yielding MDTEIKLKGDKVIEKIPSIKDKALRINLNENIYGTFAEIGAGQETVRHFFRAGGSSGTIAKAMSAYDKDFSDAIYGIEEDGRYVTESRVKKMLTMEGQLIEERLSREKHPNKMFFSYANTVATIDFAKQFKGHGWVGIRYQIEPDEEYNEIIIHIRFKETDARLQQETLGILGVNLIYGAFYKYNDPKRLLRYLYDHLDKDQLEIDTINFSGPRFADVDNRLMSLQLVKNGMTDAVMFDPDGKNILPAAILYKKNILALRGSFRPVTKVNMDMYEKSLKMFLEENKVEKENTLVVFEITLSNLRSDGEIDERDFMDRAELLCSLGQTVMISNFQEYYKVVEYFANYTKARMGLAMGVNNLIDIFDEKYYRHLSGGILEAFGKLFFRDMKVFLYPMLDDNGELVNSSNLKVHPRMKELYKFFKFNGKVVDIDNYDPNILEVFSREVLKMISDGKPGWEHMLPSGIAEIIKEHNLFGYESNKILKESN
- the bcp gene encoding thioredoxin-dependent thiol peroxidase translates to MITLKKGDKAPQFSAIDQDGKLHQLADYAGKKLVVFFYPKANTPGCTAEACDLRDNYERFQANNYAILGVSADAAKAQAKFKEKYDFPFPLLADEDKSVIESFGVWGPKKFMGREYDGIHRTTFIIDENGIIEEVIEKVKTKEHTAQILK